The genomic interval TTTCCTTGGCTTTGTCCGGGTCTGTGGGGCCCATCATGGCCCTCCACTCCTCCACCGCATTTTCCTTAGTGAGGACAAGCATCATACAAGGCCCCCTGAAACAAACATTGGTGGGATGTTTACACAAATTAGTGTAATGGAAATGTCACAGTGATTCAGAAGACTGTCCTACTGCAAAGACAATCTGGTTTGGTTATGTGATTTCAAACATGCAAAGAAAGGGATGCATCTGTTTGCTGAAAGTTTGGATAACCAAATATTCTGCTAAGCTCTCCAGTGTGGCCTCATTTGTTGCTTTTGATATAAATTTACCAATATAATAACAAACGTGACAAAAGAAGTAATGTGCAGCATAGTTAAATTTTCAAGGATGACAGCAGGACACTTGCTATTGTTAGAAGCACATTTGACTGTAAGCATGAATATGGTGcactgcaggtaaaaaaaaaaaaaaaaaaacgatgtgCAGATGTCTTTGTTAAATCTGGGCCAGAACCGGTTCAAATGTtccagtttcattttaaatatctaGGTTAAATGATGTTACTTCATCAGCCTTTAAATAACTATACTTTAAAATGTAGCTCAGACTGCTTTACGCTGAGATGTTTATATGCATCAGTCAAAACTTGTTATTGATGAAGTCTGTTAATGTTTAAAGTTGCTCTCTATAAAGCTGCATAAGCAGGAGCTCCAGATTCACGTGAAAGGTATGGTCTTCTTGTTTCATATTGTCACTACTAACCTACAATTAAGGATAAAACTGAGCTAATATTGAGGTGTAGTGACAGTTTCTAAGGCTGCTGTGCCCAACTGCACTCATCTCTCTCTGCTCATTGTGTCCAAGAAGTTGTGTAACAACAGCCAAGTAAAGGAGCTAATCGGAGCGGAAGATAGATCTAAAATTTCAACGTGCGATGTGGGACAAAGAATGAAACTGAGATGCAGTTCCCAGCCACTCGCCCGAGGCTGCCTTGATTCTAAGCTGCTAAGATTACTGTTAAAAGTGGCATTAGAAATTGGAGTGGCAGCAGGAATTAGGGCGGGTCTGCTGTAGTCACTTTGCGCTGCTCTGGTGGCTGTATTTGAGAGAAGACTAACCGACACATGAACTCCACCAGCTGGTTAAAGAAAGGCTTCTCTCTGTGCTCTTTGTAAAACTCCTCAGCCATCTCCCTTGACAGCACCATCTCTTTTAGTCGCATTATGGAGAAACCTCTGCCATGAATCTCCTCCACAATGGTCTCTGTTAGAATGAGGGGTATAAATAGatgaaaaataatataaagatgatgtcaaaacaaaagtaaaattaaaggtTTATGTGTCGTTTCAAATGAACAGAAAGGACCTCTGTGTTCTTCCATTGCATCTGGCTTGATCACTGCCAGTGTCCGCTGTTTAGGGAAGAAGAAGCTAATCTCTTGTTCTGCCTCTTCATCGCTCCCACTGCCATGTAGCTGGTTGATAGGCTTATTTTCCACAGCAAACTGCACCCTTAGACTGAATATGAgggaaacaaacagctgcattACAGGTGTGATTGGACTGTCTGGCACCATCCATATCTAAAAGAAAGTATTGATGGTTTCCAGAGATTATTTTCAAAGGAAAGGATGTAGTTTAATGAGTaatttttgtgtaatttaacTGTCATTTTCTTCACTTCTGTTCAGCCTGCCTCGTTTGATTCCAGTCCAGCTATAAACCACAGAAACATATGTTGCACTGCAGATAGAGGCAGACAACACAGACAACATTTAACTATGTAAATGCACTactgtttaaaaagaaatacagtttgttaatgggtttgcagaagaAAATGCTCTAAACAAGCATTAATTAAGATAGGAATATTACTACAATTATTTGCTTACAAGCCACAGGCAAAGGTCCTGGGGTGTGTCCTTACCACCACGGTGTACCAGAGCAAACACAGCATCccatattctctctctcttccctccttatcttttctgtgttttcactaGTTaagtgccattgccagaaggtttgctgcatctcacagcacagtctcagagcatggaggagattccaggagacatacagttactctaggatgccgtagaaggtccttaagccattagcaggactggtatctgctactttgtgcaaggaggaacaggatgagcactgccagaggcctacaaaatgacctctagcaggccactggtgtgaatggccaaacaatgagaaacagacttcatgagggtggcctgagggtccAACATCATCTAGTGGGccttgtgctcactgcctggcagtGTGGagcctgtgcttttcacagatgagagcaggttcaccctgagtgtgacagatgtgaaaaggttctggagaagccatggagaacattttgctgcctgtaacatcattcagtatgaccggtttggtggtgggtcagtgatggtctggggaggcatttccatggagggatgcacagacctctacacgCTAGGCAACaccaccctgactgccattattAGGTGTCGGGATGATATGATACCACTGACTGCTccccacgctcacctgacctaaatccagtagaacacctctgggacatgaTGTTTGCATTTAGACTTGACACCATTTATACTTTTCAGGAAGTTCATGGCTTTGTTCAAAAGCACCTGAAGACACATGATGCATTTTGGTCTCATATATTTCATCTCAAACAGACAGAACTGTCTGGATGTTTTCTCAGTTTAGCTGCTTTGGCAATTTTTGATGGTCCGGACTGATTAAAATACTTCAGCTTACTAGCTGGCTAATAAAGAATGCTGAGCAGCTGGAGGAATGGTTCATTGCATCCTGAGTGAAGTGTGATTACATGGCAAACAATATGCTTCTTTTATTGTGTACATGATccctatataaatatattttttaaatgatattgtatttttatGAATTATAACAAATACTTTTGCTGAACCACAGAAGATTCTGGGTTCAAACATTGGCTGGggcctttttgtgtggagtttacatgttctccctgtgcctgtgtgggcttCTTCCAGgtactcccacagtccaaagacatacttGTCACATTCATTGGTAGATGGGGTGCTGTGTATTAAAGGAAGCTCTGTATGAATGAGTGGTTAGATGTGGCTTGTAGTCTGAAGTGTTTTAAGTGGTCAGCAGGACTAgaaagcactttataaatgcCAGTCAATTTCCATTTTCATCGACTACAATGAAATCAGACAGAATCAGACTCAAAGACGCCCTGTGAGTCCCTGTACCCGACTTTAAGAACGACGTATCTGGTTGATTTCTTGTTGTTTGgctctttttgtattttttcttgacAAGGATAAAAAGCGAGGTGAAAAGAGTGCCCAGTTCACTCTAACAAGCTGTTAGAAGCTGTGACAGACAGTAGATAACCTTTTTAAACTTCACTGCTTTTCTACTGGTAGTTTTCCTCACTGTAGTGCACATCACTCACCAGCCTGGACTCTCCTCTTTGGCTTTATTAATGTCAGAGGGACCAAGGATGTTTTTCCAGTGATTGACAGCCCCTTTTCTGGCTAGGGCCAAAGCCAGCACCGGCCCActgtaaatacacacatgctAAATAATCATTTGCGGTACAAAAACAAATCTTTGGATTAATTAATAAAGCATGCTGAAAGTTACCTGGTCATGCTTTGGAGCAGTACAGGGAAGTAGTCCTCCTCAACATGTTGGAAGTAAAACTGTCTGACCTGCTCCTCTGACAGCATCACCTCTCTTTGAAGGGCTATTGTGAAGCCTGATTTGTGGATGTAGTCTAAGATCTCTTCTGCAAAATCAGggacatgaaattaaaaaaaaaaaaagtaaccaaTTTGAATTACCTCTATATTTCAGGTTTAAATATGTGCATTTTCACTATGTTACATAGTGTCATTCAACACCTTTCAAAAAGGAGTCAAGGAGCAGTCTCACTGTTAATGTGAGTCGTTATTGTAGGTGTATCTGTGCTTGCCCACGTGTGTACTTGTGCTTGTGTATTTGGCATGATCCCCACCTCTGTTCTCCCTGGCAACGTCGGGCCGGATGAGAGCCAGTgtcctctccacatgctcttcCTCCCCATCCTGCTCTATTACCGAAGCCGTCCGAAAGTTGGGGAAGAAGAAGGCGAGCTCCCTGCTGGCCTGGTCGCTGTCCTCACTACCGTGCACTGAGTTGAACAGTGTGTCTGTGCCGTATTGTGCCCGCAAGCTGCAGGAAGCCAGGggggagaaagaagagaagaccAGATGGTTGCTCGGCTGGTGCTCAACCAGAGAGAAGCATAATGTTTGGGTGTGTCTGATGGAGCAGGCGACAATGTGCTGTTCATTCCTTTTTCCAGACTCCAGATTGTTTCACACTGTTGCAATCAGCAGTGCAGAGATAAATGGCGATGCTATAAACAAATGTTATCTTTACAAAGTTCCAGAAATTATAATTTATCTTGAAGTCTTTAATGACACTGGATCATATGTATAATTTCCAGTAACTAACCTTTCTGGCTTTTCTGTCTTGGCTTCCTCTATGTCTGCTGGGCCAATGAACTCACGCCATGCTGGTACAACACCAGCAGATCCCTCTACCTGAGAGAGTACTAGAATATGGGAGGGACCACTGGACATAAACTGCACCAAATCCTCGAAGCACGCCTATAAACCACCATTGCATGCAAATGCAGGCaagagcagacacacacattaatgCACTGAATACAAaacctcttaaaaaaaaaagcagataaatATACAAGTcatgcacatttttattatttactcaACAGTACCATTTACCTCGCAACCTTTTCctacatatttttaatttttgtatcTCTAACAATTTGATctcattaaaaacagcaacataaGCAAAAAACAATAGCTGCTTACACAGCAACTCTATTTTGAGCCCTGTGCTGAAATGCAGATGGATATGTCATGTGCAGCAAAGTAACTGAATGATTTTTGCACTGGTCGTGACTGCTTAGCTATCAGTATGTTGACTCAGAATATTAATGGCCCTGACTAACATCACAAACATTCACTGCATCATCATCAGTTTTCCTCAGTTTGACTTGAATGCCAATCTGTGCAATAAGCATCTGTCTGTGAGAAGAATTGTCTTAATATCCATCCTTCTTTTTTGTTATTCTATACCATTCTCCTCTATGCCACTATAGCATACCTCTGCTGCTTTGTGTCGGTAAAAACCtcgagcttcagcctctgtcagTGTACGTTCCTCGTGTGCCAGGATCTCAAACCCAGCATCCTGAATCTAACCAGGAGAATAACATGAGCAAAATGAATTAATATCAGCAGGAAAACTTGAGACAATCTTGTCTTCTCCTAATGTGAGCAGTGATGGTCTTTACGTACCTTCATAATGATCTCATTTGCCTTGCCGTGAGCAACAGCATCTGGTTTAATGATGG from Archocentrus centrarchus isolate MPI-CPG fArcCen1 chromosome 21, fArcCen1, whole genome shotgun sequence carries:
- the LOC115800808 gene encoding thioredoxin domain-containing protein 3 homolog; this translates as MAGKKKEATLQASVTNQEQWEEMLATKGLTVVDVYQQWCGPCRAVVSLLRKVKNELGDDLLHFATAEADSIDALERYRGKCEPTFLFYGGGELVAVLRGANAPILQRMIVEELANEKLVLEQSGERKVVKDDGLIDEENIEEEELPQQSENEESIIVPANKSYTVAIIKPDAVAHGKANEIIMKIQDAGFEILAHEERTLTEAEARGFYRHKAAEACFEDLVQFMSSGPSHILVLSQVEGSAGVVPAWREFIGPADIEEAKTEKPESLRAQYGTDTLFNSVHGSEDSDQASRELAFFFPNFRTASVIEQDGEEEHVERTLALIRPDVARENREEILDYIHKSGFTIALQREVMLSEEQVRQFYFQHVEEDYFPVLLQSMTSGPVLALALARKGAVNHWKNILGPSDINKAKEESPGCLRVQFAVENKPINQLHGSGSDEEAEQEISFFFPKQRTLAVIKPDAMEEHRETIVEEIHGRGFSIMRLKEMVLSREMAEEFYKEHREKPFFNQLVEFMCRGPCMMLVLTKENAVEEWRAMMGPTDPDKAKETSPESLRARFAADILHNSVHGSSSEQHAQEKIQFIFGDFSTDAELTSDDLISAKEEDSAADKNTEITGSSTEEISSNKEDDLQTGGSVDPEHSN